Below is a window of Malania oleifera isolate guangnan ecotype guangnan chromosome 1, ASM2987363v1, whole genome shotgun sequence DNA.
AAGCACAACCGTAGGTGGATCCTACCTCTATACACCCTGGTTTCTTCGTTACGGTCTTCGAAACTGTACCACTTGGGGGCCACCTGCCGATCGTCCACGCGCCGCTCGATCGCCGCCAGGGGTATTTTGGCCACCCCACAAATCACCGGACCTTTCGGTTGCCGGTTTTCCAAAATTAACACCAGGTCGTCGCATAGTGGTTCCGACGCGACGAACATGAGGTCTTCGTTCCAAGAGAGTGAACCGCTACTGGTAGTGGTAAGCGAGAATTTGGTCTTCATGACTTGGAATCCGAGCTGGGCTTTTACCTGGAAGGACATTTCTTTTACCGCGGTTAAAGGTAAAATGTCCTGGGCTTCGATCACCGTGGCTCTAAGGTACCAAAGCTTGGGTGATAAATAAATCTTGGAGCGTGAGCTAACGTTACCGGCCGTGTCTGTTTTCCACGCATCAGGAAATGCTTCGTCAGCTTGCGTGCCAACCCACGTGGCAAGCATAAGGTCGCCGTTGTGAGCTCCACCCTCCTCCAATTCCAATCTGTACCACTGTGCAGCTAGTGGACTGTCCGGTGGGTCCCTTAGGAGAATCTCTGACGTGTCAAAGCAGAGTCCGCCTAAGAAATTATAGCCGGCCATCTCGGGAGTAGGCTCCACATCGGGGGCCGGTGGGTCCCACACAGAGACTTCCAGTTCATTAGCGGAGGTGGAATCGGGTGTGGCGCGGCCGAAGGCAAACGTTTGGTCCCACTTGAAGAAGGCGGTTTTCCGGGCTGGTTTCGAAGTGACGTGGCTGCCGGAGACAGATATCTTAACGACGGGAAAGCCGGTGGTGGGGAGCGATCGGGCCTTGACTATTCGGACGAAGAGGTAGTGCATCTTGTCCACGAGATCGAACGAACAACGGTCGATTGGGATTTTCTCCGGCGGATCTGTGGCGTAATGTCGGGCTGGAATTGGCCGTGGAATTGGCGGTGGAGGGCTGATTCCGGCGAGTTGCACCTGCGGCACCGATTTAGAGACTGTAGCTGCCATTATTTCCGGTGGCAGGACTACCTTGGATGCAGCTTCAGTTTCAGCATCAGGCTGTGATGGTGATGGGTCCACGAAGTTCGCGCTTGGTTCCGCCGGCTGTGGCGGTGGCGGTGGCGGCGGGTTATACACTTGCACAGGAGTGCCATCATTTTCCAGTGCTGGTGGTGTTGTTGCTGAGGCTTCACTCGGCGGTGGAACTGGCGGTTCCTCATTTGATTTCGGCGGCTCCGGTGGATTCGACGGAGATTTCCCCGGCTCCGGGGGAGGCCCCGCCGCCGAATCAGACTTCTCGGCACTCGCATGCTCCGTCGCCTCTTTCGGCGGCGTGTCAGATCCCGGGGTCGCTTCTTCCGGCACCGCTGAAGGGGGCGGGGGAGTCTCAGACTTGGTAGTGGGCTCTTCAGACGGAGGCGGCGGGGGCGGGGGCGGGGGCGGAACAACCTCGTCGTGATAGTAGATTTTGAGTCCAATATCTCCGCGTACCCAACTGAGCCAGCTCTTACTCTCCAGAGGATAGCGCACCACGGCCTCCTCGCCGGAAGTGACGAAGTGTCGAGAGTGGACGACAACTTTGCCGAGAAAGTTGTTACGGGTGGTGGGGCCAACGATCTTGTCATGGTAAAGGGCGACCTCAAGCTCGTCGCCGAAGACGTGGGAGGGATGAACGACCTTGAAGTCGAGGACCTCGTTCCAGGTGGGATTGAGGGTTCGGATGGCGGTGCTGGTTTTTTTGCGCTGGCCGTGAAAATCAACCATGACGAAGGGGCTGGCGGTTCCTCGGCCGTCTTTGGGCAACAGATCGCGGGCGTCCACCACCTCCACTATCAGTTTTCGAATGGAAGCCATTATGATGATGATGAATTGGGGATCGAATTACAGGCAGGGCAAGAAGGAGGTGGATTTAGTTTGTGAAATTTCTATATGATCACATTGTTCCGGGAGAGGGTCTGGAGCGAGAAAAGAGGGGAGGTTTCTGCGTCCACCAAAGGAAAATTTATATaataacagagagagagagagagagagagagaggaaaagttgtggggaaaaggaaaataaaagaagaggatGGGGTGACTTGATGGGGAAGCTCGCGGTGAGTGGCAGAGAGGAGTAGCAGTAGGCGTATTAACTTTTATATCATACGATAATGCTTGCCCTTTCAGGACTGGGACAGGACAGATTCTTTGCCATTCCTCGGTTTGAGAAAaagaataacaaaaaaatatactttgaaaaaatattgagAACGTTCTGTTTCGATAAAAacttttatttatataaaaaataatatgaaaattaatttatttttttagcgtattttatttgatatcaaatattattaagatTAAAAGTCccattttaatataattaatagttaaaagttaataaaaattattcattcatattttcttactttttaaatattttttaaattataattgaGACCCAAATCAAACACTTATATATCCTatttaagtttttaaaaaatattagaaaaagtaaaagaaaattatccaaaaattcacattttcatgtttagatcttaaagaaaatgagaagaaaaataaaaaaatattaaatacatgaaaaaaaataattttaaatattattaatacttaatttttaattatattaaaataatttttatgtttgatttaatatagaaaaaacataataaaatatgagtttttttccttattttcttttccttctcttttcctaaataaaaaatttaatccCAATGAACCCATAAAAATGGTTAATGACATAATAGTTTGCAACtatttgtatataaaaaaaacagaccttgaatttaaatttgtatgaattaattagataaaatttaatataattttatattacatattatcTAAATTCACACAAGTTCAAATTCACAATCTCTATCAAAGTTACTATAAGTGTTATTTGTTGATATCTAAAATAAAAGTAGATTAACTATAAAAAGTGtttgaatatttatttttattataattattgttTGACTTTACATTATTATCATCATATAAATAATGTTATTTCAACATACAATTAATTTATtctaatacataataaaatatattatatattattattttcaaattaatattattacatatatttttaattaatggcTTTAAGAACATGTACctaattaaattcatattctaAAGCTTTTAACAATTATatgttcaaaaaattcaaaattagtcCAATTAATTGAAATAATGACAGTCATGATCTCTAAATTTTAACCATTATATTTTGCTATTATAACATAATAATGttacttttattttaattaatatttattattttagatATACTAATAGCACATAATAGTAAAATATAGTATGGCGGCATTGATTTTAATTTATACCATACGTGGCTAAGCTATAAACTAAGATTGAGAggaaaagtttttcaaaatcaagaGAGTTTCACCATACCAACAACAATACCAACAACAACACAGTAACAAAATCAACCCTTAGGTCTCACTATATGAggttggttatatgaatcattttctatcaatttatacgatcatatgtgtaagaacccgaaccgtgatcagggaatgaattaattaaaagaggggtaaattggtaattaagcaagcttcgtcgatgaagccaaagttcttcgacgaagt
It encodes the following:
- the LOC131151956 gene encoding multiple C2 domain and transmembrane region protein 16, which produces MASIRKLIVEVVDARDLLPKDGRGTASPFVMVDFHGQRKKTSTAIRTLNPTWNEVLDFKVVHPSHVFGDELEVALYHDKIVGPTTRNNFLGKVVVHSRHFVTSGEEAVVRYPLESKSWLSWVRGDIGLKIYYHDEVVPPPPPPPPPPSEEPTTKSETPPPPSAVPEEATPGSDTPPKEATEHASAEKSDSAAGPPPEPGKSPSNPPEPPKSNEEPPVPPPSEASATTPPALENDGTPVQVYNPPPPPPPQPAEPSANFVDPSPSQPDAETEAASKVVLPPEIMAATVSKSVPQVQLAGISPPPPIPRPIPARHYATDPPEKIPIDRCSFDLVDKMHYLFVRIVKARSLPTTGFPVVKISVSGSHVTSKPARKTAFFKWDQTFAFGRATPDSTSANELEVSVWDPPAPDVEPTPEMAGYNFLGGLCFDTSEILLRDPPDSPLAAQWYRLELEEGGAHNGDLMLATWVGTQADEAFPDAWKTDTAGNVSSRSKIYLSPKLWYLRATVIEAQDILPLTAVKEMSFQVKAQLGFQVMKTKFSLTTTSSGSLSWNEDLMFVASEPLCDDLVLILENRQPKGPVICGVAKIPLAAIERRVDDRQVAPKWYSFEDRNEETRVYRGRIHLRLCFDGGYHVMDEAAHVCSDYRPTARQLWKPPIGTVELGIVGCKNLLPMKTVNGKGSTHAYSVAKYGPKWVRTRTVSDSLEPKWNEQYTWKVYDPCTVLTVGVFDSWGVFEMDGSKEATRPDFRIGKVRIRISTLQTGRIYRNTYPLLLLTPTGLRKLGEIELAVRFIRATPTLDVLHVYSQPQLPLMHHIKPLGMVHQEMLRNTAVKIVAAHLSRSEPPLRREIVLYMLDADSHTFSMRKVRANWYRIINVVAGVIDVVGWVENTRTWKNPTGTVLVHALLVMLVWFPDLIVPTLAFYVFVIGAWNYRFRSRDPPPHFCAKLSMTEMVDREELDEEFDAVPSSRSPEVVRARYDKLRTLGARVQTVLGDLATQGERVQALVTWRDPRATGIFVGLCFVVALILYLVPSKMVAMASGFYYLRHPMFRDRMPSPALNFFRRLPSLSDRIM